The Numenius arquata chromosome 7, bNumArq3.hap1.1, whole genome shotgun sequence genome has a window encoding:
- the LOC141466824 gene encoding sterile alpha motif domain-containing protein 9-like yields MDNANTEKYEKSHSYQHMEQWTKEEVKQWATEVVKIDQKYAKILFNQDVTGSALKLMTKADFVQMGIPLGPTIQVMYFLKKHDNLAKGSNQAVDQEGTEQSLDGEGEDGEIAKKVCKKKSGSFTSSTPQDFKTEPNEEEKAMKSADKENVSEKLLSSSQHPTGNMCMPYPFDNFSDGTRYIQYNILNVPETGPLNLIDPAHEFKLLTNTEKAAEEDIMMKFSNEVFKFAAACMNSRTNGTIHFGVRDNPHGEIEGIKVTKKEAYINHLNTWIGKYFHGQYISIAKACIREPRFVEVLLQNGTPSHLFVIEIDVIPQHYICDTNYFSTKRYDFKTKSWGKAVFIRDGASSKNIYNSKEFESFKGTLTSLAYSRKRAEEEYHLKQKKSMEEGLKLVSLLTGNRDSLDSSYYDYYILVTNKCHPSQTSHLDFLQEIKWFAVLDFNFESETNGVLETYNKSQNAKLYFPDYYENMEGPVSEQAAKLKLHQETNWIFCNGGSDFKGNKKLPLDPTSWQRDRAAGVRKMISFLSHKDVRQSGKFLVVFLLLSTVEDSADPLTDTFMTFYQELKGLEYMVCICIGAGTYQRWKDLLHLRGVSEEELSNKCVSNMTLQMVNGTIMTLKSKTRSSKRLLPSVGHSTVLLKKEEASMAALEILCENECKDTGIEKDEDKFKNFLKEREEVFYRGGKVSWWNFYFSSEKYTSDFIRRDSYEKLEQLIVSSSDSADQSPVKIINLYHHPGCGGTTLAMHILWDLRKRFRCAVLKNKTSDFGTQLTTLLTCGANNDTGYLPVLLLVDDFEEQENVNILQKEIQTAITEKCIRYVTPLVIILNCMRSQNPDESSTINLLNSTSLKHMLSEKEQRAFDRKLKYIEKVYPNPDNFYSFMIMKKNFDPQYIENVVKNTLCKLNTASKPAQLVCYLTLLNSYVRTSTVSVSLCEEFLGINPREIGCSKDKLIEKMGICSNILIYDEVHEYTRYKGLRIIHPLIASHCLTELKLTYDLPQSEITMRLLKEDLFYKTLLKHDKLLRDIQALLITRQRKEHGDDSDTLFSPLIEAIHREEKGGNVESVLKQASARFEHNSYICQALARYFYIKERNFDSALYWAKEAKQRAPHNSYISNTLGQVFKSKLRHHVDCKAKTAVLTAEELKYLLELAEDASRAFIECQRQAENADSEQSLQHKKLKRKFQMYNTAGYWGEIETGLYVIDVLWHVPFFSKKDSQCRKNLKKYLSGNGGLNVDNPSTESEMLMVLKHHSDFLCSLRSRLKKAFDFFEDYFVFFKTHTNEKEIVEAKLYEKVQEHFTKYTEIFCDFSFDQLKRKQVSKCNRPQYAEAYRDTVEASKAGSFSGILEYLHRNRQNADREIEDIVEAYAFLCEENAPAALKDKQNLILANVVLNCIKPESTNLYPPEVLRNLLLSILQEVGPTSQCVEPFFLASLLFWPQNTKQLDEDSRKMETFIRRLSESFNRLYGTLRISRHPLALFYLAKGSDLGRFVHKGKIDQLFSSLSQQELNSLWQSGNIWKEQAVQDLLLPLDGRAEGKVIYIDYGSNEPFRIPVQPVPSCLLKNGPNIERVSFYLGFSIAGLLAYNTQSLSSKQ; encoded by the coding sequence atgGACAatgcaaacactgaaaaatatgagAAATCCCATTCATATCAACATATGGAACAGTGGACAAAAGAGGAAGTCAAACAATGGGCAACTGAAGTTGTTAAGATTGACCAGAAATATGCCAAAATCCTGTTCAACCAAGATGTGACTGGTTCTGCTTTGAAACTGATGACTAAAGCAGATTTTGTGCAAATGGGCATACCTCTTGGGCCCACTATTCAAGTAATGTATTTCCTGAAAAAGCATGACAATCTAGCTAAAGGCTCAAACCAGGCTGTGGATCAAGAAGGCACTGAACAGAGTCTTGATGGAGAAGGGGAAGATGGAGAAATTGCAAAGAAAGTATGCAAGAAGAAATCTGGGTCTTTTACTTCCAGTACACCCCAGGATTTTAAGACAGAgcccaatgaagaagaaaaagcaatgaagtcAGCTGACAAAGAGAATGTATCAGAGAAGCTGCTGTCAAGCAGCCAACACCCAACTGGAAATATGTGCATGCCATATCCATTTGATAATTTCAGTGATGGTACTCGATACATACAGTATAATATACTCAATGTCCCTGAAACAGGGCCACTTAACCTCATTGATCCAGCGCATGAATTCAAATTACTTACCAacacagagaaggcagcagaagaggATATCATGATGAAATTCAGCAACGAAGTCTTTAAATTTGCTGCAGCCTGCATGAACTCCCGCACAAATGGCACTATTCATTTTGGAGTACGTGACAATCCACATGGGGAAATTGAAGGAATAAAAGTTACCAAGAAAGAAGCATACATTAACCATTTAAATACATGGATTGGAAAGTACTTTCATGGGCAATACATCAGCATTGCAAAAGCTTGCATTAGAGAACCTAGATTTGTGGAAGTACTATTACAAAACGGAACTCCATCACATCTGTTTGTCATTGAAATAGATGTGATTCCCCAACACTACATCTGTGATACAAACTATTTCTCTACCAAGAGATATGACTTTAAGACTAAGAGTTGGGGAAAAGCTGTCTTCATCCGGGATGGAGCTAGttccaaaaatatttacaattcaAAAGAATTTGAAAGTTTTAAAGGTACCTTGACATCCTTAGCATATTCTCGtaaaagagcagaggaagaataTCACTTAAAGCAAAAGAAGTCAATGGAAGAAGGACTAAAGCTAGTTAGTCTGCTCACGGGTAACAGGGACTCACTGGATAGCTCCTACTATGACTACTACATTTTGGTGACAAACAAGTGCCACCCAAGTCAAACTTCGCACCTAGActttttacaggaaataaaatggTTTGCTGTGCTTGACTTCAATTTTGAATCAGAAACGAATGGTGTGTTAGAGACTTACAACAAAAGTCAAAATGCCAAACTTTACTTCCCAGATTATTATGAAAACATGGAGGGTCCAGTTTCTGAACAAGCTGCGAAGCTGAAACTGCATCAGGAGACCAACTGGATTTTCTGCAACGGTGGATCAGACTTCAAAGGCAATAAAAAACTACCACTTGACCCCACTTCATGGCAACGAGACAGAGCTGCCGGTGTCAGAAAAATGATTTCATTTCTTTCACACAAAGATGTAAGGCAGAGTGGAAAGTTTTTAGTagtgtttcttttgctttccacaGTGGAAGATTCAGCGGATCCCCTTACTGACACTTTTATGACATTTTACCAAGAATTAAAGGGACTAGAATACATGGTCTGCATTTGCATTGGTGCAGGTACGTACCAGCGATGGAAAGATCTTCTGCATCTCAGAGGCGTTAGTGAGGAAGAACTTTCAAACAAATGTGTATCTAACATGACCCTGCAAATGGTAAATGGTACCATCATGACATTAAAATCAAAGACACGGTCTTCTAAAAGACTTCTGCCCTCTGTTGGTCATTCTACCGTTCTTCTAAAGAAGGAAGAAGCCTCCATGGCAGCATTGGAAATACTTTGTGAAAATGAATGCAAAGACACTGGAATAGAGAAGGatgaagataaatttaaaaatttccttAAAGAGCGGGAAGAAGTTTTTTATCGAGGTGGTAAAGTATCATGGTggaatttctatttttcttctgaaaagtatACTTCAGATTTTATCAGAAGGGACAGTTATGAAAAGCTTGAACAACTAATTGTGTCTTCATCTGACAGTGCTGACCAATCACCTGTAAAAATTATCAACCTTTACCACCACCCAGGCTGTGGTGGGACAACATTAGCTATGCATATCCTTTGGGATCTCCGGAAGCGATTCAGATGTGctgttctgaaaaacaaaacaagtgatttTGGAACACAGCTGACAACTTTACTCACCTGTGGAGCAAACAACGACACAGGCTATTTACCAGTGTTACTTCTTGTGGATGATTTTGAAGAGCAAGAAAATGTCAATATTCTGCAGAAAGAAATTCAGACGGCTATAACAGAAAAATGTATTCGGTACGTAACTCCTTTAGTCATCATTCTAAACTGTATGAGATCTCAGAATCCTGATGAAAGTTCAACAATCAATTTACTGAACAGTACTTCTTTAAAACATATGCTTTCTGAAAAAGAGCAAAGGGCCTTTGATCGGAAactaaaatatattgaaaaggtGTATCCAAATCCTGACAATTTCTATTCATTTATGATTATGAAGAAAAACTTTGATCCACAGTATATAGAAAACGTGGTAAAAAACACCTTGTGTAAGTTGAATACTGCCTCTAAACCAGCACAACTTGTTTGCTATCTAACACTGTTAAACTCATATGTAAGAACATCTACAGTTTCAGTATCACTATGTGAAGAATTCTTAGGAATTAATCCTCGAGAGATCGGCTGCAGTAAAGACAAATTGATAGAAAAGATGGGAATTTGTTCCAATATTCTAATATATGATGAGGTGCATGAATACACGAGATACAAAGGTCTTCGTATCATTCACCCATTGATAGCATCTCACTGCCTAACAGAATTGAAACTAACCTATGACTTGCCTCAAAGTGAAATTACAATGCGCTTATTGAAAGAAGATTTATTTTATAAGACTTTGCTAAAGCACGACAAACTTCTTCGTGATATACAAGCCCTGCTGATTACTAGACAGCGCAAGGAACATGGCGATGACTCAGACACTTTGTTTTCCCCCTTAATTGAAGCCATTCATAGGGAAGAGAAGGGCGGTAACGTGGAATCCGTGTTAAAACAAGCATCCGCTAGATTTGAGCACAACAGTTACATTTGCCAGGCCTTAGCAAGATACTTCTACAttaaagaaaggaattttgaCTCTGCATTATACTGGGCCAAAGAAGCCAAACAGAGAGCACCACACAATTCATACATATCCAATACACTAGGTCAAGTCTTTAAAAGTAAGCTAAGACACCATGTAGACTGCAAAGCCAAGACAGCAGTCCTGACAGCCGAGGAGCTGAAATACTTGCTAGAGCTTGCGGAGGATGCTTCACGGGCTTTCATAGAATGCCAGCGGCAAGCTGAAAATGCAGACAGTGAACAATCTTTGCAGCATAAAAAGCTTAAAAGGAAGTTTCAGATGTACAATACTGCTGGTTATTGGGGAGAGATAGAAACTGGTCTTTATGTTATTGATGTCCTTTGGCATGTtccatttttcagcaaaaaagacTCACAGTGcagaaaaaatttgaaaaagtatCTATCAGGAAATGGTGGCTTGAATGTCGATAACCCCAGCACAGAGAGTGAAATGCTCATGGTTCTTAAACATCACTCCGACTTCTTATGTAGTTTGCGATCACGGTTGAAAAAGGCATTTGACTTTTTTGAAGACTACTTTGTGTTTTTCAAAACACACACCAATGAAAAGGAAATTGTAGAGGCAAAATTGTACGAGAAGGTTCAAGAACATTTCACcaaatacacagaaatattttgtgatttcAGTTTTGACCAGCTGAAACGTAAACAGGTCTCAAAGTGTAACAGACCCCAGTATGCGGAAGCATACAGGGACACTGTGGAGGCTTCCAAAGCAGGCTCCTTTTCTGGCATTCTGGAGTACCTCCACAGGAATCGCCAGAACGCTGACAGAGAAATAGAAGACATAGTAGAAGCGTATGCATTTTTGTGTGAGGAGAATGCACCAGCAGCtctgaaagacaaacaaaatttGATTTTGGCAAATGTGGTTCTGAACTGCATTAAACCTGAATCCACTAACTTATATCCTCCTGAGGTGCTGAGAAATCTGCTTCTAAGCATTCTACAGGAAGTGGGACCAACTTCACAGTGTGTAGAGCCTTTCTTCCTAGCCTCCTTGTTGTTCTggccccaaaacacaaaacaactaGATGAAGATTCCAGGAAAATGGAAACCTTTATTAGACGCTTAAGTGAGTCTTTCAACAGGCTCTATGGAACCCTGCGTATTTCCAGGCACCCTCTGGCTCTTTTCTACCTGGCGaaaggcagtgacctgggcagatttgttcacaaaggaaaaatagatcAGCTTTTTAGTTCCCTTTCACAACAGGAACTGAATTCCCTCTGGCAGAGTGGAAATATCTGGAAGGAACAGGCTGTTCAAGATCTTTTGCTTCCTTTGGATGGAAGAGCTGAGGGCAAGGTTATCTACATAGACTATGGCAGCAACGAACCCTTTCGGATACCAGTGCAGCCTGTTCCCTCCTGCCTACTGAAAAATGGCCCAAACATCGAAAGAGTGTCTTTTTACCTTGGGTTTTCCATTGCTGGTCTCCTGGCATACAACACACAAAGCCTTTCATCAAAACAATAG